Proteins encoded within one genomic window of Bos indicus isolate NIAB-ARS_2022 breed Sahiwal x Tharparkar chromosome 23, NIAB-ARS_B.indTharparkar_mat_pri_1.0, whole genome shotgun sequence:
- the NRN1 gene encoding neuritin, producing the protein MGLKLNGRYISLILAVQIAYLVQAVRAAGKCDAVFKGFSDCLLKLGDSMANYPQGLDDKTNIKTVCTYWEDFHSCTVTALTDCQEGAKDMWDKLRKESKNLNIQGSLFELCGGGNGAAGPLLPALPVLLVSLSAALATWLSF; encoded by the exons ATGGGACTTAAGTTGAACGGCAGATACATTTCACTGATCCTCGCGGTGCAAATAG CGTACCTGGTGCAGGCCGTGAGAGCAGCGGGCAAGTGCGATGCGGTCTTTAAGGGCTTTTCAGACTGTTTGCTCAAGCTGGGCGACAGCATGGCCAACTACCCGCAGGGCCTGGACGACAAGACGAACATCAAGACCGTGTGCAC ATACTGGGAGGATTTCCACAGCTGCACGGTCACGGCCCTTACGGATTGCCAAGAAGGGGCGAAAGATATGTGGGATAAACtgagaaaagaatccaaaaatctCAACATCCAAGGCAGCTTATTCGAACTCTGCGGCGGCGGCAACGGGGCGGCGGGGCCCCTGCTCCCGGCGCTGCCCGTGCTCCTGGTGTCTCTCTCGGCAGCTTTAGCGACCTGGCTTTCCTTCTGA